A segment of the Patescibacteria group bacterium genome:
AAGATATCTTTTCTACTCCGTGGAATGCTGACTTAGTTCACCAAGTTGTGACATCTATGATGTCTAATGCACGAAATCCTATTGCTCATGCAAAGACTCGAGCAGAAGTACGAGGAGGAGGTAAGAAGCCTTGGCAGCAGAAAGGTCTTGGTCGCGCACGACACGGTTCTACTCGATCACCTATCTGGGTAGGTGGAGGTGTTGCACACGGACCACGAAATGATAAGAACTTTGATCGAAAGATCAATCGAAAGATGAAAGCAAAGGCTCTCTTTGCAATCCTTTCAAAGAAATTTAAGGACAATGAAATTCTTTTTGTTGATTCACTTGAATTAGCAGCTCCAAAGACAACTGAAGCTCTTACTGTTATGAAGTCACTAAGTGGTATCAAGGGATACGAGCGACTTACACAGAAGCGAACAAATGCAGCATTTATCGCCCTTCCTGGAAAGAGTGTTGCAACTGAAAAGAGTTTCAATAACTTTGGAAACGTAGAAGTAGGAGATGTACGAAATCTCAATCCTCTCCATGTATTGAATTATAAATTCCTAGTGATTGCTAATCCAGAAGAATCTCTTAAAACTCTCACTAAATAATTACTACAAACATGGCATTATTTGGATCAAAAAAGAAAACAGAAGCAAAGAAAGACGTAGCTGAAACAAAAGCAGTTGCAACAGTTGATGCTACTCGAGTTGGATCACGAAGTCTTTCTCACATCATTAAGCGACCTCGAATTACAGAAAAAGCTTCTGTAATGTCAGAACTTGGAGTATATACATTTGAAGTATCATCAGATTCAACAAAGAAAACTATTGCTGAAGCTGTAAAGGGACTCTACAATGTAACTCCTGTTAAAGTGACAGTTTCATCTGTACCTGCAAAGAAGGTCTTTGTACGAGGAAAGTGGGGGATCAAGAAGGGAGCAAAGAAGGCATATGTGTTCCTTAAGAAAGGAGACACTATCGAGTTTGTATAATAATAAAAACCTAAGGGACCAGGACACCCGATATACCTGCGAACACCATGAAAACATACCGACCAACAACAAAATCACGCCGAAATATGACCTCCATCAACTATGGAGACTATTTAACAGCGTCAGAACCACAGAAGTCACTTACTCATGGTTTCAAGCGATCAGTAGGACGCAACCATCATGGTAAAGTAACAACTCGACATAAGGGTTCAGGCCACAAGCGACTCTATCGAGATGTTGATTTCTCATACAACAAGTATGAAATCCCTGCAAAGATTGCAACTATCGAATATGATCCAAACCGAACAGGATTTATTGCACTTGCAGTATATGCAGACGGAGAAAAGCGATACATTCTCGCTCCAAAATCAATGCGAGTAGGAGATACTTTCATTGTATCTGAGAAGGCAGATGTAAAGCCTGGAAACAGACTTCCATTAAGCAAAATCCCTGTAGGAACATTTGTATATAACGTAGAATTAAAGAAGAACGGAGGAGCAAAGATTGCTCGATCAGCAGGAAACTTCGTAGAAGTGATCGGTCATGATGCAGGATTTGCATTCATCAAAATGCCTTCAAGTGAAGTTCGACGAGTTGTTGATACAGGATTTGCATCAGTAGGAACCGTATCAAACGATGAAAACCGACTTGTTAATCTTGGAAAAGCGGGACGAAGTCGATGGTTGGGAATTCGACCAACAGTTCGAGGTACTGCCATGAACCCAGTAGACCACCCATACGGAGGAGGAGAAGGACGACAGGGACGAGGAACTCGACGAGCAAAGTCTGTATACGGAAAGCCAACAGGAAAGGGACAGAAGTCACGACGAGCAAAGAAGTACTCAAACGTCTTCATTGTTTCTCGACGAAAAGTTGGAAAGAAGAAGGACAACAAATAATACTCCATACAAAAATCCCCACCATCTGGTTGGGGTTTTTTGTTTGTTGACAAAACACAGAAATACTATATAACTACGCACAGAATCCAGCTCGCGTGAGTATGGAAGGGGAGACACATGTTTAAAACATGGGAGAACTCGTGAACGACAAGCTTCCGATTCGTTGGTCAGGCGAGAAGCTGGTGGCATGCACTCACAGCGGACGGTTTCATGGTGATGAAATCCATGCTGCCGGCGTCTTGGCTGCCCGCGGCATGGTTAACGAGTTTCGGCGGAGCCGAGACCCTGCAGTGCTCGCCACGTGTGATCTGCGTTTCGACGTGGGCTACATGTACGATTCAGCCACTATGGACTTCGACCACCATCAAGACGGTGGAGCCGGTGTTCGGGACAACGGTGTGCCGTATGCATCGGCCGGGCTTATCTGGGCTCACTTCGGCCATGAGTTGTGCAACGACGATGCCGAGGTACATGCAGAGGTCGACAGGATCCTGTTC
Coding sequences within it:
- the rplD gene encoding 50S ribosomal protein L4, whose translation is MKTKIYNIKGEEKGDFTLPEDIFSTPWNADLVHQVVTSMMSNARNPIAHAKTRAEVRGGGKKPWQQKGLGRARHGSTRSPIWVGGGVAHGPRNDKNFDRKINRKMKAKALFAILSKKFKDNEILFVDSLELAAPKTTEALTVMKSLSGIKGYERLTQKRTNAAFIALPGKSVATEKSFNNFGNVEVGDVRNLNPLHVLNYKFLVIANPEESLKTLTK
- the rplB gene encoding 50S ribosomal protein L2, whose amino-acid sequence is MKTYRPTTKSRRNMTSINYGDYLTASEPQKSLTHGFKRSVGRNHHGKVTTRHKGSGHKRLYRDVDFSYNKYEIPAKIATIEYDPNRTGFIALAVYADGEKRYILAPKSMRVGDTFIVSEKADVKPGNRLPLSKIPVGTFVYNVELKKNGGAKIARSAGNFVEVIGHDAGFAFIKMPSSEVRRVVDTGFASVGTVSNDENRLVNLGKAGRSRWLGIRPTVRGTAMNPVDHPYGGGEGRQGRGTRRAKSVYGKPTGKGQKSRRAKKYSNVFIVSRRKVGKKKDNK
- a CDS encoding 50S ribosomal protein L23, with the translated sequence MALFGSKKKTEAKKDVAETKAVATVDATRVGSRSLSHIIKRPRITEKASVMSELGVYTFEVSSDSTKKTIAEAVKGLYNVTPVKVTVSSVPAKKVFVRGKWGIKKGAKKAYVFLKKGDTIEFV